In Tamandua tetradactyla isolate mTamTet1 chromosome 7, mTamTet1.pri, whole genome shotgun sequence, the following are encoded in one genomic region:
- the PROSER2 gene encoding proline and serine-rich protein 2, producing the protein MPVNQLKSDSSEMDSDMPPNCRLSDLSRGGSLESRSSSSRSRSFTLDDESLKYLTHEEKDVILFFEETIGSLEDDFDDFEEQALCDSTVSCHSPRSLGESTYSHSEPEDIIDLVQPAPAAGDPECPPGAEHVGKKEIPALEYMKQNAEKPPLPDATIPEPFPQPSLLVASTPAQPRKDLLPPSPPAEHPKLPRSVPTPLVIAQQISEKQAESEMLSPTSPSREGRPGEWRTLASLAPRNGSHFPWHRHMAQPTPKVHRFPSNISVTNSSGREFNKTISRAAVNVQERKAQILANINGFSFLTLGDLEDTSQKSDCTEHRRNLSPNQVANGQGKPSPFGEADSPLSGGPPVRQQSRGVQTEQSLSWANGFQTIHDVLMSEPSPFISAGKTITFHPDPTLSSKLARQHTTRSFCEPRQPDRGQDIGKRSCSLPRAVGLRPQGITVQFSGRGSTEEARREALRKLGLLKENL; encoded by the exons GATGATGAGAGCCTGAAGTACCTCACTCATGAGGAAAAGGATGTCATCCtgttctttgaagagactattggttcCTTGGAAGATGACTTTGACGACTTTGAGGAGCAAGCCCTCTGTGACAGTACTGTATCCTGTCACTCCCCACGGTCTCTGGGAGAAAGCACTTACAGCCACTCCGAGCCAGAAGATATCATTGATTTAGTGCAGCCAGCACCTGCAGCAGGGGACCCCGAGTGCCCTCCTG GGGCTGAACatgttggaaagaaagaaattcctgCCCTTGAGTACATGAAACAAAATGCTGAGAAACCTCCACTACCAGACGCCACAATTCCAGAGCCCTTCCCCCAGCCTTCCCTGCTTGTGGCCTCAactccagcccagcccaggaaGGACCTGCTGCCTCCTTCCCCTCCAGCAGAGCACCCAAAACTTCCCCGCTCAGTTCCTACTCCCCTTGTCATAGCTCAGCAGATTTCTGAGAAGCAGGCAGAAAGTGAAATGCTCTCTCCCACCTCCCCCTCGAGGGAGGGCAGGCCTGGAGAATGGCGAACACTGGCTTCTTTGGCCCCTCGAAATGGAAGCCACTTTCCATGGCACAGGCACATGGCACAGCCCACACCTAAGGTGCATCGCTTTCCCAGCAACATTAGTGTGACCAACAGCTCTGGCCGGGAATTCAACAAGACCATCTCCAGAGCGGCCGTCAATGTTCAGGAGCGAAAAGCCCAGATCCTGGCCAACATCAACGGGTTCTCTTTCCTTACCCTGGGAGACCTGGAAGACACATCACAGAAGAGTGACTGTACTGAGCATCGGAGAAACCTCTCTCCAAACCAGGTGGCCAATGGCCAGGGCAAGCCCAGCCCTTTTGGGGAAGCTGACAGTCCACTGTCTGGAGGGCCACCCGTCCGTCAACAGTCCAGAGGCGTGCAGACAGAGCAGTCCCTGTCCTGGGCCAATGGCTTCCAAACCATCCACGACGTCCTAATGAGCGAGCCGAGTCCTTTCATCTCTGCTGGAAAGACCATCACCTTCCATCCAGACCCCACTCTTAGCAGTAAACTTGCACGCCAGCACACCACCAGGAGCTTCTGTGAGCCTCGGCAGCCAGATCGGGGCCAGGACATTGGGAAGCGGTCATGCTCTCTGCCCAGAGCTGTGGGACTCAGACCCCAAGGCATCACCGTTCAGTTCTCCGGCCGAGGCTCCACTGAGGAGGCACGACGTGAGGCCCTGAGGAAGCTTGGTCTGCTTAAGGAAAACTTGTGA